One stretch of Eggerthella lenta DSM 2243 DNA includes these proteins:
- a CDS encoding ATP-binding cassette domain-containing protein, giving the protein MFVTAHHLSHTYEGADQPALDDVSLAFASGWTGIVGPNGAGKSTLVHCICGTLAPDQGAVTPRVRGAVCRQSTATPPETLEEFACDYGSTAVKLRSLLEIEDEQLWSYAMLSHGERKRIQIACALAAEPQVLALDEPTNHLDAPTRALVAQALSSFKGVGLLVSHDRALLDKLVRSCVFIEAGRALAIPGTYTQARRELELRQDTVRTERRQARGELARIKAERDRRAAVAARSAARRSARHLDRHDRDGREKIKLAVYTGQDGKAGKLSSQMDKRIGVAEKRLEALDAKKERRGSLELDAAPAPRKVLARLPAGSMPLGPERMLHHPELYLGNEDRVGLVGKNGAGKSTLLHALLRRVTLEEWVAYFPQEVPDDEVRALLVELRALPTAERGRVLSIVARLESPPARVLDGEELSPGEVRKLMIARSLLSSPRLIVMDEPTNHLDIRSIEALQDVLRHCACALVLVSHDEQFLDALVDERWVFEVEQEKGEVGLGDTHVRVVR; this is encoded by the coding sequence ATGTTCGTTACCGCCCATCATCTTTCCCATACCTACGAAGGCGCCGACCAGCCTGCGCTCGACGACGTCTCGCTCGCGTTTGCGAGCGGCTGGACGGGCATCGTCGGGCCGAACGGCGCTGGCAAGAGCACGCTCGTGCACTGCATCTGCGGCACCCTGGCACCCGATCAAGGCGCCGTGACGCCCCGCGTGCGCGGCGCGGTGTGCCGGCAATCGACCGCGACGCCTCCGGAGACGCTCGAGGAGTTCGCCTGCGACTACGGTTCGACGGCGGTGAAGCTGCGCTCGCTATTGGAAATCGAGGACGAGCAGCTCTGGAGCTACGCTATGCTGTCCCATGGCGAGCGCAAGCGCATCCAGATCGCGTGCGCGCTTGCCGCAGAACCGCAGGTGCTGGCGCTCGACGAGCCGACGAACCACCTCGATGCTCCCACGCGCGCCCTCGTCGCGCAGGCGCTCTCCTCCTTCAAGGGCGTCGGCCTGCTCGTATCGCACGATCGCGCGCTGCTCGACAAGCTTGTGCGGTCGTGCGTGTTCATCGAGGCCGGCCGAGCGCTCGCTATTCCGGGGACGTACACCCAGGCGCGCCGGGAGCTCGAGCTGCGCCAAGATACCGTGCGAACCGAGCGCCGGCAGGCGCGCGGCGAGCTGGCGCGCATCAAGGCCGAGCGAGATCGTCGCGCCGCCGTGGCCGCTCGATCGGCCGCCCGGCGCTCGGCGCGTCATCTCGACCGGCACGACCGCGACGGGCGGGAGAAGATCAAGCTCGCCGTCTATACGGGACAGGACGGCAAGGCGGGCAAGCTTTCGTCCCAGATGGACAAGCGCATAGGCGTGGCCGAGAAACGCCTCGAGGCGCTCGATGCGAAGAAGGAGCGCCGCGGCTCCCTGGAGCTGGACGCCGCGCCCGCGCCCCGCAAGGTGCTCGCCCGCCTCCCCGCAGGCAGCATGCCGCTCGGCCCGGAGCGCATGCTGCATCATCCCGAGCTGTACCTGGGCAACGAGGATCGAGTCGGGCTCGTCGGCAAAAACGGGGCGGGGAAGTCCACCTTGCTCCATGCCTTGCTTCGCCGGGTGACGTTGGAGGAGTGGGTGGCGTACTTTCCGCAGGAGGTTCCCGACGACGAGGTCCGCGCGTTGCTCGTCGAGCTGCGGGCGCTCCCGACGGCCGAGCGGGGCCGCGTGCTCTCCATCGTGGCGCGACTCGAATCGCCGCCGGCTCGCGTGCTCGACGGCGAGGAGCTGAGCCCGGGAGAGGTGCGCAAGCTCATGATCGCGCGTAGCCTGCTCTCGTCGCCTCGCCTCATCGTCATGGACGAACCGACGAACCATCTGGATATACGCTCGATCGAGGCCTTGCAGGACGTGTTGCGTCATTGCGCCTGCGCTCTCGTGCTCGTGTCGCACGACGAGCAGTTCCTCGACGCGCTCGTGGACGAGCGCTGGGTGTTCGAGGTCGAGCAGGAGAAAGGGGAGGTTGGGCTGGGCGATACTCACGTGCGCGTTGTCCGATAG
- the rny gene encoding ribonuclease Y: protein MPEFIWLIIGAVVGIALGFVVTRYLVNASTKRAAQEAESVVNDAKRQAETLRREAIIEAKDEALKLKQDAQAESKERLREVRSAENRISQREESLDRRVESLDAREHQISSMQGQLERRERDLEEATREVNYRLERVAGMTPDEAKAELLDTLKDEVTHESAAIIRDAEARAKAEADKKARSILSLAIQRVAADHSAETTVSTIHIPSDDLKGRIIGREGRNIRSFEQLTGTNLIIDDTPECVTISCFDPVRREIGRVTMENLVADGRIHPARIEEMFGKAEAFVNQRVQEAGEQATFDTGIHDLHPELVRTLGRLRYRTSYGQNVLNHSLEVAYLSGVMASELGLDPIPAKRAGLLHDLGKAVDHEVEGSHAVIGADLARRFGERPEIVHAIEAHHNDVEPSSVLAVLVQAADAVSAARPGARKETLDAYVKRLEKLEEIASSYKGVERTYAIQAGREVRVMVEPDTVDEAATTVLAHDIAQRIENEMQYPGQVKVVVIRESRAVGVAK, encoded by the coding sequence ATGCCCGAATTCATCTGGCTGATCATCGGAGCCGTCGTCGGCATCGCCCTCGGCTTCGTCGTCACCCGCTACCTGGTCAACGCATCCACGAAGCGAGCGGCGCAAGAGGCCGAATCCGTGGTGAACGACGCGAAACGACAAGCCGAAACGCTGCGCCGCGAGGCCATCATCGAAGCGAAGGACGAAGCTCTCAAGCTGAAGCAGGATGCGCAAGCCGAGAGCAAGGAGCGTCTGCGCGAAGTGCGTTCCGCTGAGAACCGCATCTCGCAGCGCGAGGAATCGCTCGACCGCCGCGTCGAATCGCTCGACGCGCGCGAGCATCAGATCTCATCCATGCAGGGCCAGCTCGAGCGTCGCGAACGCGATCTCGAAGAGGCCACGCGGGAGGTGAACTACCGCCTCGAGCGCGTGGCCGGCATGACGCCGGACGAGGCGAAGGCGGAGCTGCTCGACACCCTCAAGGACGAGGTGACGCACGAGTCCGCGGCCATCATCCGCGATGCCGAGGCGCGCGCGAAGGCGGAGGCCGACAAGAAGGCCCGCTCCATCCTCAGCCTCGCCATCCAGCGCGTGGCGGCCGACCACTCGGCCGAAACCACCGTGTCCACCATCCATATCCCCTCCGACGACCTCAAGGGCCGCATCATCGGCCGCGAGGGCCGCAACATCCGCTCGTTCGAACAGCTGACCGGAACGAACCTCATCATCGACGACACCCCGGAGTGCGTGACCATCTCGTGCTTCGATCCGGTCCGTCGCGAGATCGGCCGCGTTACGATGGAGAACCTCGTGGCCGACGGCCGCATCCATCCGGCGCGCATCGAGGAGATGTTCGGCAAGGCCGAGGCGTTCGTGAACCAGCGCGTCCAGGAAGCGGGCGAGCAGGCCACGTTCGACACCGGCATCCACGATCTGCACCCCGAGCTCGTGCGCACGCTGGGCCGTCTGCGCTACCGCACCTCGTACGGCCAGAACGTGCTGAACCACTCGCTGGAGGTGGCCTACCTCTCCGGCGTCATGGCTTCCGAACTGGGGCTGGATCCCATCCCGGCCAAGCGCGCCGGCCTGCTGCACGATTTGGGCAAGGCGGTCGACCACGAGGTGGAGGGCAGCCACGCCGTCATTGGAGCCGACCTGGCCCGCCGTTTCGGCGAGCGACCCGAGATCGTGCACGCCATCGAGGCGCACCACAACGACGTGGAGCCGTCCAGCGTGCTGGCCGTGCTCGTTCAGGCGGCCGATGCCGTGTCCGCGGCGCGTCCCGGCGCCCGCAAGGAGACACTCGACGCCTACGTGAAGCGCCTCGAGAAGCTGGAGGAGATCGCCAGCTCGTACAAGGGCGTGGAGCGCACGTACGCCATTCAGGCGGGTCGCGAGGTGCGCGTGATGGTGGAGCCCGACACGGTGGACGAAGCCGCCACCACGGTGCTTGCGCACGACATCGCGCAGCGCATCGAGAACGAGATGCAGTATCCCGGCCAGGTGAAGGTCGTGGTCATCCGCGAGAGCCGCGCGGTCGGCGTCGCGAAGTAG
- a CDS encoding ATP-binding protein codes for MADEALEAFIENVCGDSHLRVEADLGDGFVRLRSAEAERRQAAHDIRSTEDIVIEMLRNARDAHAKSIFLAVSREGQRRRLVMIDDGDGVPAAMHERIFEPRVTSKLDSMHMDKWGIHGRGMALYSIAVNAETARVVASDAGKGAALFVETNLDKLGEKTDQSSFPVFERTESGSIAVRGPKNILRTACEFAIECRHDCTVYLGSLTDIAATLYAFGLSSLTSAMRAFCADASELPVAKRLSVAVDPASFADEAEALGLVISERSARRILDGEIAPVEPLINRVRIEGEADARPAARPAKAPAGDARGLRIAPEDLESFSRRVACAFSDLARDYYLESAVKPDVRVGKDGVHIRIPVEKLR; via the coding sequence ATGGCCGACGAAGCGCTGGAAGCCTTCATAGAGAACGTATGCGGCGACAGCCATCTCCGGGTCGAGGCCGACCTCGGGGATGGCTTCGTCCGTTTGAGGAGCGCCGAAGCCGAGCGTAGGCAGGCCGCGCACGACATCCGCTCCACCGAGGATATCGTCATCGAGATGCTGCGCAACGCCCGCGATGCGCACGCCAAGAGCATCTTCCTGGCCGTGTCGCGCGAAGGACAGCGCCGCCGCCTCGTCATGATCGACGATGGCGACGGCGTGCCGGCAGCCATGCACGAGCGCATCTTCGAGCCGCGCGTCACGTCGAAGCTCGACAGCATGCACATGGACAAGTGGGGCATCCACGGCCGCGGCATGGCGCTGTACTCCATCGCGGTCAACGCCGAGACGGCCCGCGTCGTCGCCTCTGACGCGGGCAAGGGCGCCGCGCTTTTCGTGGAGACGAACCTCGACAAGCTCGGCGAGAAGACCGATCAGTCGAGCTTCCCCGTGTTCGAGCGCACCGAATCGGGCAGCATCGCGGTGCGCGGCCCCAAGAACATCCTGCGCACCGCCTGCGAGTTCGCCATAGAATGCCGCCACGATTGCACCGTGTACCTCGGTTCGCTCACCGACATCGCGGCGACGCTGTACGCATTCGGACTGTCGTCGCTCACCTCGGCTATGCGCGCGTTCTGCGCCGATGCCTCCGAGCTGCCGGTGGCCAAGCGCTTGTCGGTGGCCGTGGATCCGGCGAGCTTCGCGGACGAGGCCGAGGCGCTGGGCCTGGTCATCTCGGAGCGCTCCGCACGCCGCATCCTGGACGGCGAGATCGCGCCGGTCGAGCCGCTGATCAACCGCGTCCGCATCGAAGGGGAGGCCGACGCGCGGCCGGCCGCGCGGCCGGCGAAGGCGCCGGCGGGAGATGCGCGCGGTCTCAGAATCGCGCCCGAAGACCTCGAATCGTTCTCGCGACGCGTAGCATGCGCGTTCTCGGATTTGGCGCGCGACTACTACCTGGAATCAGCGGTGAAGCCGGACGTGCGCGTAGGCAAGGATGGCGTGCACATCCGCATCCCGGTTGAAAAGCTACGATGA
- a CDS encoding MerR family transcriptional regulator has product MDASEHGAQADNTLPCFGISEVADMAGISAFTIRYYDKCGFFPQLARDARGVRTFSQSDVAQLYFVDALRKSGLSIEGIQYYVKLQRRGAATRDERLAIVRAQETVLEYQRAELDESLKRLSAAGVELSTDRKSR; this is encoded by the coding sequence ATGGACGCGAGCGAGCACGGAGCTCAAGCCGACAACACGCTGCCATGCTTCGGCATCAGCGAAGTCGCCGACATGGCGGGCATCTCCGCGTTCACGATTCGCTACTACGACAAATGCGGGTTCTTTCCCCAACTGGCGCGCGATGCGCGCGGCGTCCGCACGTTCTCGCAATCGGATGTGGCTCAGCTGTACTTCGTCGATGCGCTTCGGAAAAGCGGCCTGTCGATCGAGGGCATCCAGTATTACGTGAAGTTGCAGCGCCGCGGCGCGGCGACGCGCGACGAGCGGCTGGCCATCGTGCGGGCTCAGGAGACGGTGCTCGAGTACCAGCGAGCCGAGCTCGACGAGAGCTTGAAGCGGTTGAGCGCCGCAGGTGTGGAATTGTCGACGGATAGAAAGTCTCGATGA
- the lexA gene encoding transcriptional repressor LexA: MAEKVTKRQQAVLDCIEECIREKGYGPTVREVCQSLGLSSPSTVHVHLKALEEKGLIKRDPLKSRSIALTYQLEDAALATNVVQPSFSNIVNVPLVGNVAAGSPILAEENITDTLSLPTEIVGDAPSFLLSVRGESMIEAGINDGDYVVVKEQPVANNGDIVVAIIDDGATVKRFFKESDHIRLQPENSTMDPIITTDCAIAGKVVAVFRRL; the protein is encoded by the coding sequence ATGGCCGAGAAAGTGACGAAGCGCCAGCAAGCGGTGCTCGACTGCATCGAGGAGTGCATTCGGGAGAAGGGATACGGCCCGACCGTGCGCGAGGTCTGCCAGAGCCTCGGCCTCTCCTCCCCCTCCACCGTGCACGTGCACTTGAAGGCGCTCGAGGAGAAGGGCCTCATCAAGCGCGATCCGCTCAAGTCGCGCTCCATCGCCCTCACCTACCAGCTCGAAGACGCCGCGCTGGCCACCAACGTGGTGCAGCCCAGCTTCAGCAACATCGTGAACGTGCCCCTCGTGGGCAACGTGGCCGCCGGCTCCCCCATCCTCGCCGAGGAGAACATCACCGACACCCTGTCGCTTCCCACCGAGATCGTGGGCGACGCCCCGTCGTTCTTGCTCTCCGTGCGCGGCGAGAGCATGATCGAGGCGGGCATCAACGACGGCGACTACGTCGTGGTCAAGGAGCAGCCCGTGGCGAACAACGGCGACATCGTCGTGGCCATCATCGACGACGGGGCCACGGTGAAGCGCTTCTTCAAGGAAAGCGACCATATCCGCTTGCAGCCGGAGAACTCCACGATGGATCCCATCATCACCACCGACTGCGCCATCGCCGGCAAGGTGGTCGCGGTCTTCCGCCGCCTGTAG
- the nrdR gene encoding transcriptional regulator NrdR: MRCPSCGNPESKVVDSRPSEDGTAIRRRRECLECGRRFTTYERLGDNPLIVIKADGSSEAYDRQKLMRGLLNAAAKRPIGPEQIASLIDSIEAELRNASRNEIGSKDLGDMVLVRLAKLDDVAYVRFASVYKDFRNVEEFAAALEGLR; the protein is encoded by the coding sequence ATGCGTTGTCCTTCCTGCGGCAATCCAGAGTCGAAAGTGGTCGACTCGAGGCCTTCCGAAGACGGCACGGCCATTCGCCGGCGCCGCGAATGCCTCGAATGCGGACGTCGTTTCACCACCTACGAACGCCTGGGCGACAATCCGCTCATCGTCATCAAGGCTGACGGATCGTCGGAGGCCTACGACCGTCAGAAGCTCATGCGCGGCCTGCTCAACGCCGCGGCGAAGCGGCCCATCGGGCCCGAGCAGATCGCCTCGCTCATCGACAGCATCGAAGCGGAGCTGCGCAACGCCTCCCGTAACGAGATCGGTTCGAAGGATCTGGGCGATATGGTGCTCGTGCGCCTCGCCAAGCTCGACGACGTCGCCTACGTGCGCTTCGCGAGCGTGTACAAGGACTTCCGCAACGTCGAGGAGTTCGCTGCCGCATTGGAGGGATTGCGTTGA
- the miaB gene encoding tRNA (N6-isopentenyl adenosine(37)-C2)-methylthiotransferase MiaB, with protein sequence MHTPFTNLTFCIRTFGCQMNKHDSERIAGMLEGMGALQVDAIEDADVVAFMTCCVREAADTRLYGQVASLKNVPLRAGTPLSKRIVAVGGCIGQRDGEKLVDELKHLDVVFGTHNLGSLPRLLEAALEEGSHQVEVLDAASSFPTELPTAREHEWAAWLPITIGCNNFCSYCIVPYVRGREKSRPLEDIVAEAERYVAAGVKEITLLGQNVNSYGRDLYGSPRFAQVLDALDQTGIERLRFATSHPKDLNDEVVGRFATLRSLMPALHLPVQSGSDAVLAAMNRRYTRDHYRALVAKLRDAVPDIALSTDIIVGFPGETAKDFEDTYRLVDEVGYHQVFTFIYSKREGTPAASMDDDTPREVIQQRFDRLVDLVQQRAFEANQRDLGSTVDVLVEGASKRDERLLAGKSPKNQTVHAPAPAGVRAEDLAGSTVRVRVDEAKTWYLAGEIVDGPDAADGR encoded by the coding sequence ATGCATACACCATTTACGAACTTGACGTTCTGCATCCGCACGTTCGGGTGCCAGATGAACAAGCACGACTCAGAGCGCATCGCCGGCATGCTCGAGGGCATGGGAGCGCTGCAGGTGGACGCCATCGAGGATGCCGACGTCGTGGCGTTCATGACCTGCTGCGTGCGCGAAGCCGCCGACACGCGGCTGTACGGCCAGGTGGCCTCGCTCAAGAACGTCCCCTTGCGCGCCGGCACGCCGCTGTCGAAGCGCATCGTCGCTGTGGGCGGATGCATCGGCCAGCGCGATGGCGAGAAGCTGGTCGACGAGCTGAAGCACCTCGACGTGGTCTTCGGCACCCATAACCTGGGGTCGCTGCCGCGTTTGCTGGAAGCGGCGCTCGAAGAGGGCAGCCATCAGGTGGAGGTGCTCGATGCCGCGTCATCGTTCCCCACCGAGCTGCCTACGGCGCGCGAGCACGAATGGGCGGCATGGCTGCCCATCACCATCGGCTGCAACAACTTCTGCTCGTACTGCATCGTTCCGTATGTGCGCGGACGCGAGAAGTCGCGGCCGTTGGAGGACATCGTGGCCGAGGCCGAGCGCTATGTGGCCGCCGGCGTGAAGGAGATCACGCTGCTGGGGCAGAACGTGAACTCCTACGGGCGCGACCTGTACGGCTCGCCGCGCTTCGCCCAGGTGCTGGACGCGCTCGACCAGACGGGCATCGAGCGCCTGCGGTTCGCCACCAGCCACCCGAAGGACCTCAACGACGAGGTCGTCGGCAGGTTCGCCACGCTGCGCTCGCTCATGCCGGCGCTGCACCTTCCCGTGCAGTCGGGCTCGGATGCGGTGCTTGCGGCCATGAACCGCCGCTACACGCGCGATCATTACCGCGCGCTTGTCGCGAAGCTGCGTGACGCCGTACCCGACATCGCGCTGTCCACCGACATCATCGTCGGATTCCCCGGCGAGACCGCCAAGGACTTCGAGGACACGTACCGCCTCGTGGACGAGGTGGGCTACCACCAGGTGTTCACGTTCATCTATTCGAAGCGCGAGGGCACGCCGGCTGCGTCCATGGACGACGACACACCGCGCGAGGTGATCCAGCAGCGTTTCGACCGCTTGGTGGATCTCGTGCAACAGCGCGCGTTCGAGGCGAACCAGCGCGATTTGGGAAGCACGGTCGACGTGCTGGTGGAAGGCGCGTCGAAGCGCGACGAGCGCCTGCTGGCAGGTAAGAGTCCGAAGAACCAGACCGTCCACGCGCCGGCGCCGGCAGGCGTGCGCGCGGAGGACCTTGCGGGCAGCACCGTGCGCGTGCGCGTGGACGAGGCGAAGACGTGGTATCTCGCCGGCGAGATCGTGGACGGGCCCGATGCTGCGGACGGGCGCTGA
- the hflX gene encoding GTPase HflX, whose translation MTEFESVITRGMTPISEERRERAVLVGVDRPGSTWPLASSLAELERLVDTAGADAVATTTQKLDAPNPRTFVGTGKAEEVAELARAHAADLVVFDDELTPSQQANLEKAMGRDVKVIDRTALILDIFALHATSKEGRLQVRLAQNEYLLPRLRGMWAHLASNRMGGGVGSRFGEGESQLEVDRRMVRKRITSIKRELKHLAEVRAVQRESRYESGMFKVALAGYTNAGKSSLLNRLTNADVLAYDKLFATLDSTTRKFELPEGREITVTDTVGFIQKLPTTLIEAFKSTLDEITGADLVLHVVDASSDEYEAQIAAVEDVLGQIHAQDLSRVLVFNKCDLLGEERLGALKARHPQAQFVSAATGEGVGELVEHVARVASAQDEHLDVLIPYNRGDLVSVAHERCHILSETHEEQGTRIVMLAAPSFASMFRPYTVG comes from the coding sequence ATGACGGAATTCGAATCAGTCATCACGCGGGGCATGACCCCGATCTCCGAAGAGCGCCGCGAGCGCGCCGTGCTCGTCGGTGTGGATCGCCCCGGCTCCACGTGGCCGCTGGCATCGTCGCTCGCCGAGCTCGAGCGCCTCGTGGATACGGCAGGCGCCGACGCGGTGGCCACCACCACGCAGAAGCTCGACGCGCCCAATCCGCGTACGTTCGTGGGCACGGGCAAGGCCGAAGAAGTGGCCGAGCTTGCGCGCGCCCACGCGGCCGACCTCGTCGTGTTCGACGACGAGCTGACGCCCTCCCAGCAGGCGAACCTCGAGAAGGCGATGGGCCGCGACGTGAAGGTCATCGACCGTACGGCGCTCATCCTCGACATCTTCGCCCTGCACGCCACCAGCAAGGAGGGCCGGCTGCAGGTGCGGCTCGCCCAGAACGAGTACCTGCTGCCGCGCTTGCGCGGCATGTGGGCCCACCTGGCCTCCAACCGCATGGGCGGCGGCGTGGGATCGCGCTTCGGCGAAGGCGAGAGCCAGCTCGAGGTCGACCGCCGCATGGTGCGCAAGCGCATCACGTCCATCAAGCGCGAGCTCAAGCATCTGGCCGAGGTGCGCGCCGTCCAGCGCGAAAGCCGTTACGAAAGCGGCATGTTCAAGGTGGCGCTGGCCGGCTACACGAACGCCGGCAAGTCGAGCCTGCTCAACCGGCTGACGAATGCGGACGTGCTGGCGTACGACAAGCTGTTCGCCACGCTCGACTCCACCACGCGCAAGTTCGAGCTTCCCGAGGGCCGCGAGATCACCGTCACCGACACGGTCGGGTTCATCCAGAAGCTTCCGACCACGCTCATCGAGGCGTTCAAATCGACGCTCGACGAAATCACGGGCGCCGACCTCGTGCTGCACGTGGTGGATGCCTCGTCGGACGAGTACGAGGCGCAGATCGCGGCCGTCGAGGACGTGCTCGGGCAGATACACGCGCAGGACCTGTCGCGCGTGCTCGTGTTCAACAAGTGCGACCTGCTCGGCGAGGAGCGCCTCGGCGCCCTTAAAGCGCGCCATCCGCAGGCTCAGTTCGTATCGGCGGCGACGGGGGAGGGCGTAGGCGAGCTCGTGGAGCACGTTGCCCGCGTCGCCTCGGCGCAAGACGAGCATCTCGACGTGCTGATTCCCTACAACCGCGGCGACCTCGTGTCGGTGGCGCACGAAAGATGCCACATCCTGTCGGAAACCCATGAGGAGCAGGGCACGCGCATCGTCATGCTGGCGGCTCCTTCGTTCGCGAGCATGTTCCGTCCTTACACGGTCGGTTAG
- the miaA gene encoding tRNA (adenosine(37)-N6)-dimethylallyltransferase MiaA, with amino-acid sequence MLRTGADPTGGGAPYPLKAPAVCVVGSTASGKTDLAQALALELGGEVISADSMQIYRGMDIGTGKLPASERLVPHHGFDLVDPGEPFSAALFQNYARDRFRAIDARGNRCVLAGGTGFYVRAAVDDYDFPAGEQVGNPVRERYQALAREQGAEALWKLLAARDEASASVIPPADVKRVVRAFELLEEGTTYAEQRAKLAHIPQLVPAVFFGMAVDPDVLCARIDARVDAMVETGLVAEVEGLLDRGFREGVTAPQAIGYKEIVEALDGFISLDEAVERIKLATRRYAKRQRTWFRKDARIRWLDATSRDIPSLVEEALELLDDGVA; translated from the coding sequence ATGCTGCGGACGGGCGCTGATCCGACGGGCGGGGGAGCACCGTATCCGCTGAAGGCTCCGGCGGTCTGCGTCGTCGGGTCCACGGCATCCGGCAAGACCGACCTCGCCCAAGCGCTGGCTCTCGAGCTGGGCGGAGAGGTGATCAGCGCCGACTCCATGCAGATCTACCGCGGCATGGACATCGGCACGGGCAAGCTTCCCGCGTCCGAGCGCCTCGTGCCGCATCACGGGTTCGACCTCGTCGACCCGGGCGAGCCCTTCTCCGCGGCGCTGTTCCAGAACTATGCGCGCGATCGCTTCCGTGCCATCGACGCGCGCGGCAACCGCTGCGTGCTGGCCGGCGGTACCGGTTTCTACGTGCGCGCAGCCGTCGACGACTACGACTTTCCCGCAGGCGAGCAGGTGGGAAACCCCGTTCGCGAACGCTACCAGGCCCTGGCGCGCGAGCAGGGCGCCGAGGCGCTGTGGAAGCTGCTGGCGGCGCGCGACGAGGCCAGCGCCTCCGTCATCCCGCCCGCCGACGTCAAGCGCGTCGTGCGCGCCTTCGAGCTGCTAGAGGAGGGCACGACCTACGCCGAACAGCGCGCCAAACTCGCCCACATCCCGCAGTTGGTTCCGGCCGTCTTCTTCGGCATGGCGGTGGATCCCGACGTGCTGTGCGCGCGCATCGACGCGCGGGTGGACGCCATGGTGGAGACGGGTCTCGTGGCGGAAGTGGAAGGGCTGCTCGACAGGGGCTTTCGCGAAGGCGTGACGGCGCCGCAGGCTATCGGGTACAAGGAGATCGTGGAGGCTCTCGACGGGTTCATCTCTCTTGACGAGGCTGTGGAGCGGATCAAGCTGGCCACGCGCCGCTACGCGAAGCGGCAGCGCACCTGGTTTCGCAAGGACGCGCGTATCCGGTGGCTCGATGCGACGTCGCGCGATATCCCGTCGCTCGTCGAAGAAGCGCTCGAGCTGCTTGATGACGGCGTTGCCTGA
- the dut gene encoding dUTP diphosphatase, protein MIERVSIPLQQIDPDLPVPAYAYVGDAGVDLRATCDDILKPFERKLVPCGIAVAIPSGYAGFVLPRSGLAIKHGVSLVNAPGLIDSNYRGEIQAILVNLDPQSEFAIKRGDRIAQLVVMRVPDAAFDVCAELPDTERGAGGFGSSGVSL, encoded by the coding sequence TTGATAGAGCGCGTTTCGATTCCTTTGCAGCAGATTGACCCCGACCTGCCCGTACCTGCGTACGCCTACGTCGGCGATGCCGGCGTAGATCTGCGCGCCACCTGCGACGACATCTTGAAGCCCTTCGAACGCAAGCTCGTCCCATGCGGCATCGCCGTGGCCATTCCGAGCGGGTACGCCGGGTTCGTGCTGCCGCGCAGCGGGCTGGCTATCAAGCACGGCGTATCGCTGGTCAACGCACCCGGCCTGATCGACAGCAACTATCGAGGTGAGATCCAGGCCATCCTGGTCAACCTCGATCCGCAGAGCGAGTTCGCGATCAAGCGGGGCGACCGCATAGCGCAGCTCGTCGTCATGCGCGTGCCCGACGCCGCGTTCGACGTGTGCGCGGAGCTGCCGGATACGGAGCGCGGCGCGGGCGGGTTCGGCAGCAGCGGCGTGAGTCTTTGA
- a CDS encoding stage V sporulation protein S: protein MSTSEQKPDVGCLKVSSKSSPASVAGAIAGMVKDGVSVEIQAVGAGAVNQAVKAIAISRGFLSPIGIEIACVPSFADIVIDGEYRTAIRFTVDPRYTRGVAQPLGDDAHRPVPEIR, encoded by the coding sequence ATGTCCACTTCCGAACAAAAGCCAGACGTTGGCTGCTTGAAGGTATCATCGAAGTCGTCGCCCGCCTCCGTTGCCGGAGCGATTGCCGGCATGGTGAAAGACGGCGTAAGCGTCGAGATCCAGGCCGTCGGCGCCGGTGCGGTGAACCAGGCGGTCAAGGCCATCGCCATCTCCCGCGGCTTCCTGTCTCCGATCGGCATCGAGATCGCCTGCGTACCGTCGTTCGCCGACATCGTCATCGACGGCGAGTACCGCACTGCCATACGCTTCACGGTGGATCCGCGCTATACGCGCGGCGTCGCGCAGCCTCTAGGCGACGATGCCCACCGTCCCGTCCCCGAGATTCGCTGA